One genomic segment of Theobroma cacao cultivar B97-61/B2 chromosome 6, Criollo_cocoa_genome_V2, whole genome shotgun sequence includes these proteins:
- the LOC18596418 gene encoding phosphatase IMPL1, chloroplastic yields MGRSLVSSTNIPPTFSQTPRSISPPVHPNQYQPYKFTANSPLGHQKVGFLSTNSTRKLCTGALLSEVSNQRQYPKVGAKSTGPIPPSQLIEVVETAAKAGAEVVMDAVNKPRNITYKGLTDLVTDTDKMSEAAILEVVKRNFGDHLILGEEGGIIGDTSSDYLWCIDPLDGTTNFAHCYPSFAVSVGVLFRGNPAAASVVEFVGGPMCWNTRTFSATAGGGAFCNGQKIHPSQTDKVEQSLLVTGFGYEHDDAWITNIELFKEFTDSSRGVRRLGAAAVDMCHVALGVAEAYWEYCLKPWDMAAGVLIVEEAGGAVTRMDGGKFCVFDRSVLVSNGALHAKLLERIAPATEKLKNKGIDFSLWYKPENYLTDL; encoded by the exons atgggaAGATCTTTAGTTTCCTCCACCAACATTCCTCCCACGTTTTCTCAAACACCCAGATCAATTTCACCCCCGGTTCACCCGAACCAGTACCAACCTTACAAATTCACTGCAAATTCTCCTTTGGGGCATCAAAAAGTTGGATTTTTGAGCACCAATTCCACAAGAAAACTATGCACGGGAGCCTTGTTATCAGAGGTTTCTAACCAGAGACAGTATCCCAAAGTTGGTGCCAAATCAACTGGACCAATTCCTCCAAGTCAGCTCATTGAAGTTGTTGAGACTGCTGCAAAAGCTGGTGCTGAG gtggTGATGGATGCTGTCAACAAACCAAGAAATATCACATATAAAGGACTAACCGACTTGGTAACCGA CACAGATAAAATGAGTGAGGCCGCTATTCTTGAAGTAGTAAAAAGGAATTTTGGAGATCACCTGATCCTTGGGGAGGAGGGAGGAATTATAGGAGATACCTCTTCAGATTATCTTTGGTGTATTGATCCTTTAG ATGGAACAACAAATTTTGCACACTGTTATCCTAGCTTTGCAGTTTCAGTGGGTGTTCTGTTTCGAGGAAATCCTGCCGCTGCTTCTGTG GTGGAATTTGTTGGGGGCCCTATGTGTTGGAATACCCGTACATTTTCTGCTACTGCTG GTGGGGGAGCATTTTGTAATGGACAGAAAATCCATCCCAGTCAAACTGATAAG GTGGAGCAATCTCTTCTTGTGACTGGGTTTGGATATGAACATGATGATGCATGGATTACCAACATCGAATTATTCAAGGAATTTACTGACAGCAGTAGA GGTGTGAGAAGGCTCGGTGCTGCAGCTGTGGACATGTGCCATGTAGCTCTTGGAGTAGCAGAAGCGTATTGGGAATATTGTCTAAAACCATGGGATATGGCTGCTGGTGTATTG ATAGTTGAAGAAGCTGGTGGTGCAGTGACTCGCATGGATGGTGGAAAGTTTTGTGTCTTTGATAGATCTGTTTTGGTATCTAATGGAGCACTTCATGCCAAG CTTTTGGAGAGGATCGCACCTGCAACAGAGAAACTGAAGAATAAAGGAATTGATTTCTCATTATGGTATAAGCCAGAGAATTACCTCACTGATCTTTGA
- the LOC108662599 gene encoding cysteine-rich and transmembrane domain-containing protein A-like — protein MSYYNHQQAPVVYPPPPTSYPPVAPGQVYPPPPQSYAPPVQGPYVAPPPVAYPMKNGVEVQQHPPETRQRGDGFWKGCCAALCCCCLLDWCF, from the exons ATGAGTTACTACAATCACCAACAAGCTCCAG TGGTATATCCTCCACCTCCTACTTCATATCCTCCAGTGGCGCCAGGGCAAGTGTATCCTCCTCCGCCTCAATCCTATGCCCCTCCAGTCCAAGGTCCATATGTTGCTCCACCGCCAGTTGCTTACCCCATGAAAAATGGAGTAGAAGTACAGCAACACCCACCAGAAACTAGGCAGAGGGGTGACGGGTTCTGGAAAGGATG TTGTGCTGCCTTGTGTTGCTGCTGCCTCCTAGATTGGTGCTTTTGA